The Chelmon rostratus isolate fCheRos1 chromosome 9, fCheRos1.pri, whole genome shotgun sequence sequence CTTTGCGATGAGTTTCCGTGCTGCGCAAAAACACCTCTGCAGAATGTCTCCAAAGTCCCCCCGAGCCTGTGAGGGGTTTACCCCAGATCAGTTTTCAGACAGGACCCGGGCCTCAGATCAGCTTCAAGCTCCGCGTGTCATTCCCAGATTCAATCAATGCAAAGCAACTTAGGCGAGCCGCGTCCTGAAATCCCCGCAAGTCCGCGCTGCGTACATGTCGCATCAGTTAGTTTACTGTCCGAAATGTGCTCATTGTGTTCACGGCCCGCCCTCCTCCGGAGCAGCAGGCCCGCATACAGGGAGCGAGATGCCGCAGAATTAAAGAGAAACACCCAGCCGGGGCTCTGTGAGCTCCGCAGACGGACGCGCAGCGCGCAGTTCACGGGTCGAGCGGCACAGAGCGCACATGTGAACAGACGGCGCACATCCAGCAACGTGTCCGCACATGAAACAGCAGAACGTGCGCTCAGGGAAGTTTCTGGGCGGAACCCTCCGAGAAAAGTGCAGCAATTCTGCAGCTGATTGTTCAGCCAAAACCTCTGGATCAGTGTCTACGAGCATGCGAGCCAAATGTAGAGTGAAAACAAAGAGCCATAAAACACTGCTGGACAAATGAAGTGCGTTATGAAACtgactaaaaatgaaaatggaacaattcaaattcattgtttttattctaaCCATCAATAGATCCTCAATGTTGATGAATCATTtctacgtttttttttttaaatttatggACACATTTGGGTGCTTTATCCTCGTTTTCGTGGACCGTGAACTTAAAAAGACAGCACAGTCCTTCATggatgctgctggaggagccTCCAGCGCTGAGCTACGTCAGTTTCACCGTCATTCTTCTAACTACAATGCCATCTGGTGGAGATCACGGACACCTCAGCGCGAGAGGACTCGAGACAAAAGAGATCAACTTGATTTACACAAGCGCGTGAGGAGGAGGACTCCCAGGTGGAGGTGCTGTAGTCACatactgctgtttctgtttaaacGAACTCATCAACCACCACCCACTCCTCTGAGACATCTGCTGTTTCAGTGACACTGAGACAGAAATTCATTACCACTGCTTACATATAACTGAATGTCCAAAAAACTGATTATTGATCATTGATCAGCatcgtaaacacacacacacacacacacacacacacacgcacacacctccaATCCTCCAATCCTGACCGGTCCAATCAGATTTTAAATAGGCACTATATTAATGCCATATTTACATTAAATAGCTCTAAACCTGAACTTCAAGTGcaacaaaacattatttaaaaatgtgctgtgtCATCCAATGTGCtattaaatgacacaaaaataaaactgtaacataaataacaaatttacaaattaaaaaatgccTGGAATCATTCAATTTTTGACATGTAGCAgtagagatagatagatagataccATGAACCATCAATGTAAGATTTCAGCTTCAGtgcttattttctttattataaattaaaaaaaacaacagaagctTTTCGATTTGTAAAAATCCTActgatgtttcacagtgttGATAACAGCCACTTTGAGGGTAAAGGAGTAAATACAAATAAACGCTCACATTCAGAACAGCAACACAACGACAGAATCCAACTGTTTAAGGTTTCTGTGGCACTTTTCTACTTGGCTTTTTAAGAGGGAGACGTGGTATTTCGAGAACACCTCACACAATACTGTACTTTAtattacacatttacacagcaCTGTCGACGAGGCCAGCAGACCCAATAAATCTGGTACATTCAAACGTAGAAAACAGTTCATGGAGTGAAGTAAcaagaacataaacacagagaatAAAAGTGGTTAAATTCTGTTCAGACTGCTCACTGTAGGACGGCTTCAGCCACAATGAGACACACGAAAGTGCAAATAAGAGCGTCGGAGACAACAAGTGCTCGATTTTTTCCACTTGGGTCAAGAGACGATTGTTTAGAAGTGGACATCTTCTGTGGTTACACGACCGCCAACACACAAAGCATCAACACTTCACCCCGTGGAGGTCTTGGATCAAGTTTAAGGCAATATTATATGGCGACTGCCttaaacaaaaagacagatttcATCCTGAGTCAAAAAGTCTTCCCACAGATgaaaaactgaatgtaaaatacaataaatttACTTTGCAGTTGCATACAAGACTTTTTGCGTCGGgatgaataaaataatcaatgacaaatatttagatttataaAAGAGAGTGCAGAAATgagcataaaaaaagaaacagcctGCATTTTAATAATTAGAACACCATCATGTTTATGGAACAAACATCAGCATTATATCCCTACAGTATTTCAAACAAACCTTATGTAATCAATTCTGCAGGGCTTTCAGAGGATCAGGACTTCACTTTAAGCTGTACTGCAAAGGTATTATTCTGTGTGCCTGATTTTAAAGGTGTTTCATGTCGTCTGCTGAAAGAACCTCAAAACAGGACCAGCTCTGGCCAAAACCTCTTTCAACCCAAGGGAAGTTGCATTTGAGCACACTGGAAAGACTTCGTTTTTTCAAtgcacttcttctttttcagaaaTAAAGGTCGACACTTCAGAAGCGATTCAAACGGAGGAGAAAACGGGGATGCAAAGTGCAAGACGACAGGTAACAAAACGCGACTTTCTCAGAGGCACTCCTGTAGAAGGGCTGCAAGTAAAGGTGCTTCGCCGATGACGAAATATTAAACGCTACTTTCTGTGATGGATATAACAAGTTGGGCGACGTTTACTCAAATAGCTACTTGATGACCTCAAGGTATGCAtgtaaattgtgaaaaaaattcACTGggacacacaaaccaaacagaaatattCCTTTGAAAGTGACAGAACTGCTTAAATCAGCAAACCatagaaaaagcagcaaatggaaGACTCAAACTCTGTGTTTAAAACACCCCTTTGGAGTTAAATTTGACCAAATAAAAGTTTTAAgtataaaaatggcaaaaagctACAAAACTAAAAATAGGAAATGCTTCAGAGAGACTAGTTATATTCTGTTTGATAAACTTCTGGAATGTTTTCTTCACTGCGTAAAGTGACAGGATAAGGTCAGTGTTTTGGGATATGTTGTTGTACAGCTACATTTCTGGCATCTGTCTTTTAATTCGTCCTTTAGCTTCAGTCCGATTGGCCGTTCTGGCAGCCTTTTAAATACAGTTCGTCCTGTGACAGGTGCCCATCAAAGGCGTCCATGTagaggctgctggtgctgctgccgctgctgcccaGGAACGTGCCGACCGCTCGGCCCTGACGAGCGTGACCGACGGCGTCGCTGAACACTTTGTTGATCTGCTCTTCTGAGGGCATCCACCAGTCTGGGTTTGAGGCACAGTGCATCCGGATAAACTCTGGCAAGGAGATGTTGAATCAAAAGAGATTGAAAAAATGTTCAGTTACTGGAAAAATTAGAAGTCTGTGCCGGGGTTCGGCAGAGACACGGTTCTGAGGGTGACGCCAAACTGACAAGCAGAAGTAGATTTAAAATCTCAGCTCACTTTGCACACTACAATCAGATACGTATCAGATCTGAGACAgaatataataataagataatgacatttaaatattaCTGTTCCAAAAATCAGACCTGGCCACACCTCTTACGTGCTGTAGGTGTTCTTCCagtgtttcacatttaaattcaGCAGACTGAAGCATAACACAAATACTCCTCTAAATCACCGGACTCGCCCGGGCCGTGTACCTCTGAGGCAGCTGACTTTGACGGGGTTGAGCGGTCGTCTCTCCAGGCCCGGGTCTCCTGAGTGGACCGAACGCTTCCTTTTGCCCAAACCGCACGAGAACTTGAGCTCGTCCGTGGTGAAGACGTAGCGGATCAGGTAGCGCAGCAGCCGTCTGCCGTCTTTCTTCGAGGAGTTGACGGCTTCGTCCCACTGCTTGTTAGTGATGAAGAGAGGGTAGTTCTCCAGGAGCTGCTTACTgccctgcagggaggaggagcacACAGAGTTCAGGGGTCTCCATAGCCTTACTGCACCATGAATGTGGCCTCGCATGGTTACTTTATCCCAAATTTGACTGCTCTGTCAGCTTTCAAGATGTAGCATGTTTCAGCTAATGTCATGGACGGTTCTTTCAGGGAGCACAACACCATTTAGTgtcattttcattgatttaacAACGTGTTCTTTTCATTCTACAGGCAAAggttgcacaaacacacacaaaaatcctTTATGTTCTTACAAAATAGCAGAatttctgaaataaaaacacagacctCAAACACCGTTTGCCGTTCTTCCTCCTGTAGAgacagaattttttttaagtgcataTTTTCACACCACTTAATCGTACAATTAACAGGATGGAGGAGTTATTAACATATGCTACTTATTACAAGCTTTAAATAGCACTGAATAAAGTACTGCAGCCTGCGTCCTCACCTCGGTGAGCTGCTCCTCCGGCATCGGCTGGATCAGCTGGTTGTGAAACTCAAGAACGGTCTTGAAGTAGTCAAGGACATTTTGACAGGGAACTGTATGAAACACAAGCTAATGTgagcagtcagacacacacattgcaaAGAGTCCCTGCAAGCGACGACGACACTCATCTGGTGTGCAATTACACAATATTTTCTTTCCTCGTTAAAAGATCGTTTTGAGCCTAATGTCGAGTCATTTTAGACTGAGATACtgctcagtgtgtttaatgtgcaGATAAGAGGAGCAGTTTCACTGCAAAGTAGGTTAAGGTGACACTGGGGAGCTCGGAAAGCTTTGGGGAGAGCAGGAAAGTTATCAAAAATAGATGCTATTAAGACTGTTGCCCCAAactgtgatgcatttacatttagCGAGAGCATGTGGCTCTCtgaaactgatgatgaaaaacTCGAGGATGTGCAGGTTTGGTGGCTCATGCATCGTATGCTGTAGGTATAGTGTGAATAATAGGTCTTTTTGATGAGAAAACACTTCCAGCTTAAACTATTTTGACTGAGCTTtacagacaggtgacaaattGAAGAAAGAGCTTGAATAAATGAGTTGAGCAGAGTTGAAATACTTCTGCGATAAATTGATCTACAGAAAATGAAGGGGCCACTTGGATTTTTCTTggcatttttagcatttttagccatgttagcagcttGTGGCTCTGGGGATTGAAATGGTGGTTTGTCAGccaaactgaaatatcaatTTTTACTGGTCTATCAATGCTAGTATGAACAAGagcaaaatgagcaaaatctaaaaaatatacTGATATTCCTATGGAAACAGGCTATTTATCAAAGCATGTGTATGTGTCAATTAGTTCGAACACtcaaaatgaagctgcagctgagcaaAAAGCCACATGGtgagtttctgtctgtttcatcaTGGTAGCGTTTCTGTACTTCACTGATCCTGGTTTTGATCTGAACATGTCTCTTGGTCAAGTTCAAAGCAGGATCAGTGCTGATCCTGAATGTGACTTTTCACCAACCGCTGTAACGACGAGGCACAAGGGACCACGCTTGAATCTATTACAGGAAGTTAAGCCTCGCTTGCAGCTCTTGTCAGCATCACCGAGCATTTGTTGACTGAACTTCAttttaggtttgtttttgttgttcagttgACATTGCAGTGTCAATTTTTACAGTGTAATGTAGAGCGCTGTTCGTGCTGAATGTGCACAACTGAAGCAGCGACCCAAACTTTAATTTTACACACAAGATTAAACATTAACTGAAGGATAGAAAGTCAGACTCTGAACTTGGTGTTACACTGATGGACACACATGTTTGTGTCATGATGGACAAGTAAAGTTGAGTAAATCTTTAAGTGCAGAGTCCTGGTTGTGTTTCAACCAGGACTCTGCACTTAAAGATTTACATGAATGGTTACACGAGCGACAGGAACAGGATGTTACTGTAATTTCAAACGGTTGTGTCAACGGTTAAAATCAGTTATCACTACGCTGTAGAAGCgttcatacaaaaaaaaattattagaTTATCATAAATTCCTCACGCAGGCAGCCGCCTCTCAAACATCTTGTCTCCAACAGGGTGGAAAGATAAAAGATTATTCctaataatgaataaaacagactttTGATAGCTAAAAGCAGGAACGAGcacataaataaaagatttaTGCATCAGGATCATTTGCACggctgcagggaggaaaacagGCGATTTGCTGCAGACGAGGGGAAACGATGGAGCTCGTCATTTGTTTGTATAGACTCAATAATTTtataataaaagacaaatttcTTTCATCTGAATTTAGGTTGTAGAAACATTAAGCACACGCTGGTTATGCTATTTATTATTCATGACACTTTGGCAGAGCTCCAAAATGCACAACTGTGCACAATACTGCAGTTTTCAATATTCATGGGACTCCAACTCAAGTCTCACGGCAGACAAGTCCAAGTCAAGGGGGGGTCAGTGGGGGGCCTCAGCCCTGCAGGGTAGTCCATGGACATCAAAGAGTAATCCAGGCTATAGACTTGAGACTTGGACTCAAgttgcagaaataaaaacttgtaACTTGGACTATTTTACAGTTAATGTTTATATTAACTGtaaaatcaaagaaatcatGAAAAATTTCTGAGGGCGCCATTGGTCCAAGTTACAAGCCCTTATTTCTGCAACTTGAGTCTCAAGCCTATAGATTAAATTATCCAGTTGTATATAAAGCATTTAAATGAGCTGCACCTTAAAtgtaagtatattttgatgatACTTCTCCActttttatatttcagtttttacagtgttattCATGCTATTAATAGTTTTACTTTCtgtaaataaaagataaaagagcGCTTCCTCTACCACTGCCCTCAAAGATGCTTTCAATGACAGAACGGATTAAAACAAGTCACAGTGGAGACCCCATGCCTGAGTTTGCCTTTGGCCACCAAAATCATAAAAGTCTGCCCCTGACATCAATGAGGGAGTATCTTTTAGAAGCACAGATTTAGTCCTTCCCTTAGCCCTCCAGAGACGTAAAGAATCTATGAcaaggagcactgaagctgcttcGGTAGCTCCTGGAGGAACAACAACTTTCCCTCAATGTATCACCAATCTGCATCAGCACATGTAAGAATTAAAATATAAACCTTTGATCCCAGAGAAAAGAATCAAACCCCTGTGAGGTCCCGGCTTTCATTACTGCACCTGGGATATTCTCCAGCTTGTTGCGGAGCTCCTCgttctcctgctgcagagacagcacCTCCTGCTCCAACTCCAGGCAGCGCGGgcagcagctctcctcctcctcttcctcctcgggCAGGGTGGACGACGGGTGGCCGTACGACTCTGACGGAGTCGGCGAGCCCCAGCCTCCGAGGCTGTGTCTTGGAGGAGAGCCCCCCGAACCGGGCTCGGCCGATGGacactgctcctcctccagaccCGCAgccagatgctgctgctgctgctgctgctgctggggccCTGAGAGCAGATAGTTCTGTAGGGAGTCTGTGAAGATGCGGAGAACGGCAGAGGTCTGTTGTTGGCTCAAATGGCTTTGGTGGGCCTCCTCCTCTGGGTCTGTACTGGAAGAGCTCTCTTCAGGTTTGGGCTTGCCCAGTGAGGAGCAGTGAAATCCCTGTACCTCCCCTGGCCCGTCTTCTAGCTTGATGTTagaggtgaaagaggaggaggaggaggagggctccAGGAGACGGCCGTTGTTGAGGAGGCTGAGGACTCGGCTACACTGCTGGGCGAAGGCATCCAGGATGAGACGattctctgcagcagagaaaaatgagacaGCGGCGATGAACTTAAACACTGCTGCAGGATCACGATTAGAGTCTGTTGTGGTCTGAGACTGATAAATGTGAGGTTCAAGGTCAGtttttgaccttggaaacaaGAGTTCACTTCAAGATCTGTTTCTTAGCTGTTCTACAGCTTTTATGTCACATGGTCTCACTGTCAGATTGAGTTTGCTGAGTTGctacaagaaagaaagaaggaaaaaggagacCGAAAGAACCAAAACCTGAAGCAGACTGACTCCATCTGTTGGTGAAGACCAAGAGACCAagtcaaaagctccagaacagctagTAAATGGACCTTTTCCTTGTTGGCTGTCATCTGGCTTTAACAGGTATTATTCTTTGCACTAAGACaaagtggtggaggaagtactcagattcTTTACTTTAGGAAAAGTATCAGTATAacaattacaagtaaaagttctgctTCAGTGGAAgtgaagtattatcagcaacaTGTACTTAAAGTAGCACAAGTTTAAGTACTcactctgcagaaaaatggcccctgtgaCTGATGTACTATCATACATGACATTATTAGGCTGTTAATATTGATGTTTTAATGTTCGCGCTGTTGTTCACTGGTTGAGGTGGAACTGGTTTTAATAACTCAGTTGGTTTAGTCCAAACCGGGAGATCAGGATCCGGCcagaaaataaatctgagggATCGTGagataagtaaaaaaaaacaggaacacatAGCCACACATATCTGTATTCAAAGTGTTTGCAAatctttgcttttattgtgaaatgttgGATGATTTGACCTCACAGGCCTTAAAACTTCAAACTTTGACAGAGGGCCCCAACTAGACATTGTTTTACAGTAAAGAGGTCACAAGgcaaaaaggttgggaaccaaTGATTTCAATGCATTCTGTATTAGAAACTTTAATcatatattttactgtaaaactgaaatgtgaaagttCGGGTGTCAATTCACTGTAGCGGCGTAAAGAGTGCACTGCTGTACTGAAGTAGAAGCAGAAAGTAGCAGAAAGTGTAAATACTTAAGTGAAGCACCGAAGAAGTACAACACTTGTACTTGCTGACACAAAATAGTTTCCTATAGAAAAGTCTTGACAACAGTGAGTGATTCTGTGTTTCATCCTCCACTGGTATCCTCTCTTTCCACCCTGTATTATTGCGGCAAAGCTTTTCATTACAGTAACAGTCGGCTCCTCCGTTCATAGAAATGTCAGCTTGATTATGCTGATTTATTCAGATGTCAATAAACTCCGAAGTCACAGTATATCTGTGACCGAAACCCAGCCGAGCAAAGAAAATCAGCACAGATCTATTGTCCAGAAACAAGCCTCAGTGTATAGTTTCCCTGGTAGTCTGGACACGTCTCAATGAGATGATCTCACACATACCTCCATGTAATGATTACCActggcctcacacacacacacacacacacacacacacacacacacacactcacaaatgtaCACAGACAAAATGAGTTCTAGGCGGCCGCTGCCGCGTTGCCACTCGCTCAGACGTGTCTATCAGCCTGGCGCAGATGTGTCGCATTTATTAATATGCGTGCTGTCTCTGTTTACCCGTCGAGATGTATCTGATATCATTCGCCTTCGCCCTGCactcccccaccaccaccaccaccaccaccaccaccctcctctcttctctgtggcACTGTGAGCTGAGAGCCCCAtaaaatttcattaaaaacaacacgCTCGGCAGAGGCAAATTTATGAGCcccatttattttaatcacaACTCTTTGGGAAAGGCTTCTCAATGcaatttgtgttattgtgtgctGAACTGATTGCTGAGTCTCGGGGTCTCCAGTGCTTCTCCTCAGAAGGGcatcaaggttttttttttttttctttcttttttccagccATGAGAGGGACATTAAGTTGCTCCCATCGTGCAGATAAAAGCACTTTGATGTGTCATTATCAGCTAGAATGCATGGCACATTTTGCTGGGATTGGATGATACATCTTGTGTAATATGGGAAGATTCACTGGACCGGGGAAAATATAAATTTGTGTGATTATTTCATAAGTGAAATCAGGACCGCGTGCATGCCAGAGTGGATGCAAACAATGGGTCATCATCTCTGAAACCTTTATACATACGAGGAATCAGGCTGGCTTTCACAAATTGAAGTGGGctgatacttttttttttttagatcaaaCCTGTAATACTTCATGCTCACATTTGTGAATTCTCATGAAGGTGAGGTAATATAGGGCCACAGTGCAACCTGAGCTCAGGCTGAACACTTGATGTCTGAAAAGCAACAATAACCAGCAGCAAATTGAGCCTCTTCTGCCAGCGGtgataaagagattaatatcTGATTAGAGGATGAGATGTCTAATGTTTAATTTCATAACTGCCAGGATTAGGTTCATTGCTTTCATCTTAATGCTGGCTCCCATGGACCCGCCCTCCACATGGGGAACACATTTCTTCATGAGCCTGCACAGCCCTCTaatgaacagcagctgaggagaaaaatgaGCACGGAACAATGTGTTTCAGCTGGAGATTGAGAGGGTCCGTGTATCTTGCACATATACGTGAAAACACACAAGTaaacgtgtgcacacacacatacacaaggacagaaaattaCCCAATGTAATTTTTAGCACATGCACAGTGGAGATTCAATCATGACTGCTCTCATTACAGCACCAAATCAAtcactgctgacaggaagaaaaagaggaagaaatgggaacaaaaacatgaagctCAGGTGATGTGGAGCAAACAAAAGAGATCCTTGCTTTTAATGACATATTGTGTTGTCTTTCATTCAAGTTTATTGACTCTGTAGAGGCTTTTATCTACATGCATGTGGGCAGCAAGATCTATAACACACACCAGATTCCAGACAGTCTGAGGACTAGCAGATCAGAAAAGTCCAGATAAATACAACTAGCAGAGCAGGAGTCACTCTCATCACTCACTCTGAACAAGTTTGAAACCCACCTGAGCTGATACCGTAGGTGCAGTCCGGGGAGAATCTGGGCTCCGCTCTGCCGCTGCCGGCGCGCCGCTGCTGGGTACCAGGAGATGCTGCCGCCGCCACGCTGCCCGCCGGCGCTGAGGTGGATGTCGGGACCCTGCTGCTGGGCCTGTTCTCACATGGGAAacgatgctgctgctgctgctgctgaggcgtcgtgtgatgctgctggctgctgctgatagCGACGCCGgtttggtggagctgctgcagacgctggtggtggtgatgatggtgcgGCTGGAAATGGTGAGGCTGCTCGGGATGAAAAGTGAAGTGATGCCCGTCGCTAAAGAGGGGCACCTCGACCACAGCGGACCTGTCAAAGCGCGACTTGCCCGCCGAGCGCTTGCTCTGGAAGGTTTTCAGGGTGCTGTACGGACCCCGTTGTTGTCGGCACATCTTCGGGGCGCAGGGCCCTTCATCTGCGGGCtgcatctctccctccatccctgccAGGTGTCACGGCGCGGCGGATGGCTCCGGGGTCGGTATTGTGGCTTGCTGGTGTGACAGGCAGCTGACGACTGGGGGGGATCAGATCCGTCACTGTCTGGCTCGGTTTCCCTCATGCACACTGTGTGAAGGGTGGGCTAATTTACTGACAAGCCGCCGCTCCAATCCCCAGTCGGGAGCACCGACACTGAGACTCGTCCGGAGGGAAATACAGGCGGGACTTGTGCGCCGCTGCCTGCCTCCTTTGTAGCCACCATCCACACAGAGAACAACGGGGCGCTGTAGCAGCTGCAcaatctgaaaaatgaaaaaaaaacgcACAACGAAATCCGACAAATGGAAAGGCAGAGGCCATTTTGCTGCTGAGCTCTGAGCATCAATAGAGCAACATGAGcgcaaatgaaagaaaaggcTGCCCACACCCAGGCACACAGTGGGAGCTTTACAAGAGCAAATAACCCAATAAAATAATTTGatagtatttattttttctttttataatagtctgaaaaaatattaaacctactgaataaagaaaacagaataa is a genomic window containing:
- the LOC121611942 gene encoding BEN domain-containing protein 4, which codes for MEGEMQPADEGPCAPKMCRQQRGPYSTLKTFQSKRSAGKSRFDRSAVVEVPLFSDGHHFTFHPEQPHHFQPHHHHHHQRLQQLHQTGVAISSSQQHHTTPQQQQQQHRFPCENRPSSRVPTSTSAPAGSVAAAASPGTQQRRAGSGRAEPRFSPDCTYGISSENRLILDAFAQQCSRVLSLLNNGRLLEPSSSSSSFTSNIKLEDGPGEVQGFHCSSLGKPKPEESSSSTDPEEEAHQSHLSQQQTSAVLRIFTDSLQNYLLSGPQQQQQQQQHLAAGLEEEQCPSAEPGSGGSPPRHSLGGWGSPTPSESYGHPSSTLPEEEEEEESCCPRCLELEQEVLSLQQENEELRNKLENIPVPCQNVLDYFKTVLEFHNQLIQPMPEEQLTEEEERQTVFEGSKQLLENYPLFITNKQWDEAVNSSKKDGRRLLRYLIRYVFTTDELKFSCGLGKRKRSVHSGDPGLERRPLNPVKVSCLREFIRMHCASNPDWWMPSEEQINKVFSDAVGHARQGRAVGTFLGSSGSSTSSLYMDAFDGHLSQDELYLKGCQNGQSD